In the genome of Fulvivirga maritima, one region contains:
- a CDS encoding NAD-dependent epimerase/dehydratase family protein, whose protein sequence is MILVTGANGLVGSYVCRMLLQRNMPFIGLVRETSDLSLLNDIKDSIQLEYGDLRNPQELEPIINKVNTIIHCAAIVSYSPKEKDKIYRVNVEGTENLVNLSLAANIEYFIHLSSVAAIGRSKPSGTINESEKWDNGAWSTRYAETKYQAELEVYRGIAEGLNAVILNPSLILGPGDWEKSSAKLIKYVWDEKPFYTEGTLNYVDLRDVVNIIIKMLDTRLSGSRYILNGGALSYKDFFVLAAEKLNKKAPHIKAGKWMTTAALLLQKIKSLFTNKEPVITKETARLSKNKIYFDNSKIKSELNYTFAPLSDTIDWICEFYLKKNTN, encoded by the coding sequence ATGATTTTAGTAACAGGAGCTAATGGTCTGGTCGGTAGTTATGTGTGCAGAATGCTCTTACAGCGCAACATGCCTTTTATAGGCTTGGTGAGAGAAACTAGCGATCTAAGCCTTTTAAATGACATTAAAGATTCTATTCAGTTAGAGTATGGAGACCTGAGAAACCCTCAGGAGCTGGAGCCTATCATAAATAAAGTGAATACCATTATTCATTGTGCGGCTATAGTATCTTACTCGCCTAAAGAAAAAGATAAAATATACAGGGTTAATGTTGAAGGAACGGAAAACCTTGTCAACCTCTCACTGGCAGCTAATATTGAATATTTCATTCACCTCAGCTCTGTAGCTGCTATTGGCAGATCTAAGCCCAGCGGCACCATTAATGAATCAGAAAAATGGGACAATGGAGCATGGTCTACTCGCTATGCTGAAACCAAATACCAGGCAGAACTAGAAGTTTATAGAGGTATAGCTGAAGGTTTAAATGCCGTAATTCTAAACCCCTCTCTTATTCTAGGTCCCGGTGATTGGGAGAAAAGCAGCGCTAAGCTCATAAAATATGTCTGGGATGAAAAACCGTTTTATACTGAAGGCACATTAAACTATGTTGACCTCAGGGATGTTGTTAACATAATAATAAAAATGCTTGACACCCGTTTAAGTGGGAGTAGATATATACTTAACGGAGGAGCCCTGAGTTACAAAGACTTTTTTGTGCTGGCAGCTGAAAAATTAAACAAAAAAGCACCTCACATAAAAGCGGGAAAATGGATGACCACCGCTGCTCTGTTACTACAAAAAATAAAATCATTATTCACTAATAAAGAACCTGTTATAACAAAAGAGACGGCAAGACTTAGTAAAAACAAAATATACTTTGATAATAGCAAGATCAAGAGTGAACTAAATTATACCTTTGCCCCTCTTTCCGATACCATTGATTGGATCTGCGAGTTTTATTTGAAGAAGAATACAAATTAA
- a CDS encoding GumC family protein codes for MEKDANKSLEAFDLDKAYAVFRKSIIWIMLILLTTNVIAYLYVRWTKPLYESQSELKLDVKSEASELGLPGINDNSSLNVISGEIELLKSRLFFDKVIQTIDLSISYYTSGNVLIDEKFKTSPFIVDYNLKDPSLYDRRIYLTIIDDHNYTINFTGSENEDSNQKFRFGQKVSNNQIDLSIYLTDYYEPKGDKNFFFVINSKEAQIQYIARNISVEPLNLNANTIKVGFRDYNAQKARDLVNAIDTLYLNYTEQEKNLENNQKIEWLNKELRQIEMQLEGYENYFENFTIENRTNNLDVDLQQTILAINMLDSQKYELNKKINITSELLTKVKNESSEELLNNNLNVFPISFQDKLVELQELVKKKKSIQLSYSDSTFAVKRLNLQITELQNSLISHLESLKESYQKDRINLNNRQNALEKDFIELPEKSTEFNKNERFFKLYEEFYLSLMQSKAQYQIAQAGTTTDFKILSPAFIPTAPISPNVRIIQGIGMVSGLVLSLLFVMLRYVLHNSINGVKELERLTSAPILGSVPKSQERIVETQLIIHKRPKSAVSESLRTIRTNIEFLIPKDKKKVIAVTSTVSGEGKTFISVNLSGIIAASKKKVIVLDLDMRKPRVHSAFNSEESSKGVSTILIDRHTIAECIQKSAVENLDFIPAGPTPPNPSELLINGEFDQLLEQLKLQYDIVVLDTPPVGLVTDGVIAMKKADVGLYIVRSNYSKKIFMNTLNKLVKVNNFNNLAVIMNATSIVGARSYGYGYYEEKPKGFINKIKHAFTKGV; via the coding sequence GTGGAAAAGGACGCTAACAAATCTTTAGAAGCTTTTGACTTAGATAAAGCATATGCAGTATTCAGAAAAAGTATTATCTGGATTATGCTTATACTTCTTACCACAAATGTTATTGCCTATTTATATGTAAGGTGGACCAAACCACTCTATGAATCTCAATCAGAATTAAAGTTAGACGTAAAATCAGAAGCATCAGAATTAGGTCTGCCTGGCATCAATGACAATTCAAGTTTAAATGTCATTTCTGGAGAAATTGAACTTCTTAAATCAAGACTGTTCTTCGATAAGGTTATCCAAACCATTGATTTGAGCATTAGCTATTATACATCGGGTAATGTACTGATAGATGAAAAATTCAAAACTTCGCCCTTTATTGTTGATTATAATCTAAAAGATCCATCATTATATGATAGGAGAATTTATTTAACCATCATTGATGATCATAATTACACTATTAATTTCACAGGCTCCGAAAATGAAGATAGTAATCAAAAATTCAGATTTGGTCAAAAAGTAAGCAATAATCAAATAGATCTAAGCATATATCTTACTGATTACTATGAACCCAAAGGAGATAAAAACTTCTTTTTTGTGATTAATAGTAAAGAAGCTCAAATACAATACATCGCCAGAAATATTTCCGTAGAACCGTTAAACCTTAACGCCAATACCATAAAAGTAGGCTTCAGAGATTATAATGCTCAAAAAGCCAGAGACCTTGTCAACGCTATTGACACACTATATCTTAACTATACTGAGCAGGAAAAGAATCTTGAAAACAACCAAAAGATAGAGTGGCTAAACAAAGAGCTAAGACAAATAGAAATGCAACTCGAAGGTTATGAGAATTACTTCGAAAACTTCACCATTGAGAACAGAACTAATAACCTTGATGTAGACCTGCAACAAACTATACTAGCGATTAATATGCTAGATTCTCAAAAATATGAGTTAAACAAAAAGATCAACATTACCTCAGAGTTACTTACTAAAGTAAAAAATGAATCCAGTGAAGAGCTTCTTAATAACAACCTAAATGTATTTCCTATCTCTTTTCAAGATAAGCTTGTTGAACTTCAGGAGTTAGTTAAGAAAAAGAAAAGCATACAACTATCTTACAGTGATAGCACCTTTGCTGTAAAACGGTTGAACCTGCAAATTACTGAACTACAAAACAGTTTAATTTCGCACCTGGAAAGCCTCAAGGAATCATATCAAAAAGACAGAATAAACCTAAATAACAGGCAAAATGCTCTGGAAAAAGACTTCATAGAATTACCAGAAAAAAGCACTGAATTTAACAAAAACGAAAGGTTCTTTAAACTTTACGAAGAGTTTTATTTGTCTTTAATGCAAAGTAAAGCTCAATATCAAATAGCTCAGGCGGGCACTACTACAGATTTCAAAATTTTATCCCCTGCTTTTATCCCCACCGCTCCTATTTCGCCAAATGTAAGAATTATTCAAGGCATAGGAATGGTCTCCGGGCTGGTGCTCAGCTTATTATTTGTAATGCTGAGATATGTTTTGCATAATAGTATAAATGGAGTTAAAGAACTTGAAAGACTCACCAGCGCACCAATACTGGGCAGTGTACCAAAAAGCCAGGAAAGAATAGTAGAGACACAGTTAATCATTCACAAAAGACCCAAATCAGCTGTTAGTGAATCTTTAAGAACGATAAGAACCAATATCGAATTCCTTATACCAAAAGACAAAAAGAAAGTAATAGCTGTCACCTCCACCGTTAGTGGTGAGGGTAAAACTTTCATTTCGGTTAATCTTAGTGGCATTATAGCTGCTTCTAAAAAGAAGGTGATCGTATTAGACCTTGATATGCGTAAACCTCGGGTTCACTCTGCCTTTAATAGTGAAGAGTCTTCCAAAGGAGTAAGTACCATACTAATAGACAGACATACCATAGCCGAATGTATTCAAAAATCTGCTGTAGAAAACCTGGATTTCATCCCTGCAGGACCTACTCCTCCTAACCCGTCAGAATTGCTTATTAATGGTGAATTTGATCAACTACTAGAACAGTTAAAGCTGCAATATGACATAGTAGTACTTGATACTCCTCCCGTTGGTCTAGTTACTGATGGAGTAATAGCTATGAAAAAAGCAGATGTGGGCTTATACATTGTTAGGTCTAACTATTCTAAAAAAATCTTCATGAACACTTTAAACAAATTGGTTAAAGTGAATAACTTCAATAATTTGGCTGTTATCATGAATGCCACTTCAATAGTAGGCGCAAGAAGCTATGGTTATGGCTATTATGAAGAAAAACCAAAAGGGTTCATTAACAAAATAAAGCACGCATTTACAAAAGGTGTTTAA
- a CDS encoding shikimate dehydrogenase family protein, giving the protein MVEFGLIGKKLTHSFSKDYFSKKFMELGLSDHAYELFPLADISELTALIKNHKDLKGLNVTIPYKQEILPFLDAIDPNAETIGAVNVVKIEKGKLKGYNSDFFGFKQSLEEWLPDNFQDPALILGTGGASKAVAAALNAIGIPFQYVSRTASSSTISYSDLQENQHVYKSHKLIINTTPLGMSPKTDEYPDIPYHQLTSDYFLYDLIYNPEETQFLIKGKAHGCHTKNGLEMLHLQAEKSWEIWNS; this is encoded by the coding sequence ATGGTTGAATTTGGTCTGATAGGAAAAAAGCTCACTCATTCCTTCTCTAAGGATTACTTCTCTAAGAAATTCATGGAACTAGGCCTCAGTGATCATGCTTATGAGCTTTTTCCTTTGGCTGATATTAGTGAGCTAACTGCTTTAATCAAAAACCACAAAGACCTTAAAGGCCTGAATGTAACCATTCCTTATAAACAAGAAATTTTGCCATTTCTAGATGCTATTGACCCTAATGCAGAAACTATAGGAGCGGTAAATGTAGTGAAGATAGAAAAGGGTAAGCTAAAGGGGTATAACTCTGATTTTTTCGGATTTAAGCAATCTTTAGAAGAATGGCTTCCCGATAACTTTCAAGATCCTGCTCTTATTTTAGGTACTGGTGGGGCTAGTAAGGCTGTAGCCGCGGCACTAAACGCCATAGGCATACCGTTTCAATACGTGTCCAGAACAGCCTCTTCTTCAACTATAAGTTATTCTGATCTTCAAGAAAATCAGCATGTTTATAAAAGCCACAAGCTTATAATTAATACCACCCCTCTTGGTATGTCTCCTAAAACGGATGAATATCCTGATATACCTTATCATCAGCTTACTTCAGATTATTTTCTTTATGATCTAATCTATAATCCTGAAGAAACTCAATTTCTAATTAAAGGTAAGGCCCACGGGTGCCACACCAAAAATGGATTAGAAATGCTACACCTCCAGGCTGAAAAGTCTTGGGAAATATGGAACTCATAA
- a CDS encoding tetratricopeptide repeat protein produces the protein MAIEENILHDGALYELAYCLDLCGELESSISYYKKFIDADPYSQAAWYNLGIVYNKLGEYEQAVEAYEYAVVIEENFSSAYFNMGNTYLQMEKFPKALDAYVKTLDIEGPSPEVYCQIAIVYENMEQYELGLKYFQKATKLDNLYDEAWFGAGKCLFQQEKWYQSLHFYNKALKLDHENAEYWKAVAQTEYNIGNIVSSIDAYEEASMLNPDDKEIWMDWSYIYYEQGEYEKAIELILSGLEEAPDAPEYFYRLTAYLISAGKYKEAFNYLENALILDFDMHEVLLEFFPRLETQKALYKIINQFRKENS, from the coding sequence ATGGCCATTGAAGAGAACATCCTTCATGATGGAGCGCTATATGAGCTGGCCTACTGCCTGGATCTTTGTGGCGAGCTGGAAAGTAGTATATCCTATTATAAAAAATTCATTGACGCTGATCCTTACTCACAAGCCGCTTGGTATAACCTGGGTATAGTATATAATAAACTCGGGGAATACGAACAAGCAGTAGAAGCCTATGAGTATGCGGTAGTAATAGAAGAAAACTTCTCTTCTGCTTACTTTAATATGGGAAACACCTACCTGCAAATGGAAAAGTTTCCTAAGGCGCTTGATGCATATGTTAAAACCCTTGACATAGAAGGACCTAGCCCTGAAGTATATTGCCAAATAGCCATTGTTTATGAAAACATGGAGCAATATGAGCTAGGGTTAAAATACTTCCAAAAAGCAACAAAACTCGATAATTTATACGATGAAGCATGGTTTGGTGCAGGAAAATGCCTATTTCAACAAGAAAAGTGGTATCAATCCTTGCATTTCTACAATAAAGCACTGAAACTTGACCACGAAAATGCAGAGTATTGGAAAGCTGTGGCACAAACAGAGTATAATATAGGTAATATAGTATCTAGTATAGATGCATACGAAGAAGCTAGTATGTTAAATCCGGACGACAAAGAAATCTGGATGGACTGGTCCTATATTTATTACGAGCAAGGAGAATATGAAAAAGCAATTGAACTCATTTTAAGTGGCCTAGAAGAGGCTCCAGACGCCCCTGAGTATTTTTACAGGCTTACCGCTTATCTAATAAGTGCCGGAAAATATAAAGAAGCCTTTAATTATCTAGAAAATGCCTTAATTTTGGACTTTGATATGCATGAAGTTCTTCTTGAGTTTTTCCCTCGGCTAGAAACTCAAAAAGCATTGTATAAAATCATTAACCAATTTAGAAAAGAAAATTCATAA
- a CDS encoding phosphosulfolactate synthase produces MNYTLKNVPERTVKPRQYGFTMAMDKGLSIREAEDFISICGDYVDIVKFGWATSYVTPNLKEKIKVYQDAGIPVYFGGTLFEAFITRGQFDDYRKVLDKYDLQYAEVSDGSIELDHDKKCDYINKLSEQVTVLSEVGSKDEEKIIPPYQWIKLMQEELDAGAWKVIGEARESGNVGLFRSTGEVRSGLVQEILTKIPFEKIIWEAPQKAQQVWFIKLLGSNVNLGNIAPNEIIPLETIRLGLRGDTFSHFLSLQNNL; encoded by the coding sequence ATGAATTATACTTTGAAAAACGTTCCTGAGCGCACTGTTAAGCCCAGGCAATATGGCTTTACTATGGCCATGGACAAAGGTCTAAGCATAAGAGAAGCAGAAGATTTTATTAGCATCTGCGGTGATTATGTAGATATCGTGAAATTTGGCTGGGCCACGTCCTATGTTACTCCAAATCTTAAAGAAAAAATCAAAGTCTATCAAGATGCAGGCATTCCTGTATATTTTGGCGGCACTTTATTTGAAGCTTTTATAACCAGGGGTCAATTTGACGACTACCGAAAAGTTCTAGATAAATACGATTTGCAGTATGCAGAAGTTTCAGATGGCTCTATTGAATTAGATCATGATAAAAAATGTGACTACATCAATAAACTTTCTGAGCAAGTAACTGTACTTTCTGAAGTTGGCTCTAAGGATGAAGAAAAAATCATTCCTCCTTACCAATGGATTAAATTGATGCAGGAAGAACTAGATGCAGGAGCCTGGAAGGTAATAGGCGAAGCAAGAGAAAGCGGAAACGTAGGCCTATTTAGATCTACGGGTGAAGTAAGATCAGGTCTGGTTCAGGAAATCTTAACAAAAATACCTTTTGAAAAAATCATTTGGGAAGCTCCTCAAAAAGCACAGCAAGTGTGGTTCATTAAGCTATTAGGCTCTAATGTTAACCTTGGTAACATTGCTCCAAATGAAATCATACCACTAGAAACAATTAGATTGGGATTGAGGGGAGATACTTTTAGCCATTTTCTTTCATTACAAAATAACTTATAA
- a CDS encoding CpsB/CapC family capsule biosynthesis tyrosine phosphatase, whose protein sequence is MFNIFKKKNTASKRFLKTDLHSHLLPQLDDGVESFSESLEIIKGLKSLGYSKIITTPHVMYDFYDNTPETILEKYNALLKALKENEIDIELQASAEYYLDENLVEIVTKTPEKLLTFGDNNFLLKPHL, encoded by the coding sequence GTGTTTAATATATTCAAGAAAAAAAATACTGCCTCAAAAAGGTTTCTTAAAACAGATCTCCATTCTCACTTGCTACCTCAGTTAGATGATGGTGTAGAAAGCTTTTCAGAATCACTAGAAATAATAAAAGGCCTTAAAAGCTTAGGTTATAGTAAAATCATAACGACACCACATGTTATGTATGATTTTTATGATAACACCCCTGAAACTATTTTGGAAAAATACAATGCCTTACTAAAAGCACTTAAGGAAAACGAAATAGACATAGAATTACAGGCCAGCGCAGAATATTACTTAGATGAAAACCTGGTTGAAATTGTAACCAAAACTCCTGAGAAGCTCCTGACCTTTGGAGACAACAATTTTCTTTTGAAACCTCATTTATGA
- a CDS encoding CpsB/CapC family capsule biosynthesis tyrosine phosphatase, which yields MNEPFYLQEFIFEAKSKGLNPIMAHPERYAYIHSDFSKIEDLINRGVLMQVNINSFSGYYSKQVKKTAEKIVDKELVHFIGSDCHNLKHFEVMKKSVTEKYYKKALDLPLLNERL from the coding sequence ATGAATGAGCCGTTTTACCTTCAAGAATTCATCTTTGAAGCTAAATCAAAAGGACTAAATCCTATTATGGCACATCCGGAACGCTACGCTTATATTCATAGCGATTTTTCTAAAATAGAAGACCTGATTAATAGAGGCGTACTTATGCAAGTAAACATAAACTCGTTTTCAGGCTATTATTCTAAACAAGTAAAAAAGACCGCTGAAAAAATAGTAGACAAAGAATTAGTGCATTTTATTGGTAGTGACTGCCATAACCTAAAGCACTTTGAAGTAATGAAAAAATCTGTGACCGAGAAATATTATAAAAAGGCGTTAGATTTGCCATTACTAAACGAGCGTCTATAA
- a CDS encoding DUF368 domain-containing protein, with translation MSKYKKSLLIYLKGLGMGGADVVPGVSGGTIAFITGIYEELLDSIKAVDLDALKLLLKFNIKEFWKKINGNFLLPLFLGIITSLATLSKIILYLLENHPIPIWSFFFGLIIISAILVLREVKEWKAGVFVSLILGIIIAYIITGATPAETPTAPWFIFISGAIAICAMILPGISGSFILLVLGKYEYIFKALSNLDITTILIFIAGCVTGLLSFVRVISWLLKKYHNLAISLLAGFMLGSLNKVWPWKIPTAYRVNHDGEQVVSFTKNVLPTEYLEHFNKDPQILISIIFLAVGIFVVVLIEKVANYKVKPAQ, from the coding sequence ATGAGCAAATATAAAAAGAGCTTACTCATATATCTTAAAGGTTTAGGTATGGGAGGAGCTGACGTAGTGCCGGGTGTATCAGGTGGTACTATCGCTTTTATAACAGGTATCTATGAAGAACTGCTAGACTCTATCAAAGCCGTCGATCTGGATGCATTGAAGTTATTGCTCAAGTTTAACATAAAAGAGTTTTGGAAAAAGATCAATGGCAACTTTTTGTTGCCTCTTTTTCTGGGCATTATCACCAGTCTGGCCACTCTATCAAAGATCATTCTGTACCTTTTGGAAAATCACCCAATACCAATTTGGTCATTTTTCTTTGGTTTAATTATTATCTCAGCCATTTTAGTGTTGAGAGAAGTTAAAGAGTGGAAAGCAGGTGTGTTTGTGTCCCTCATTTTAGGGATCATCATCGCTTACATCATTACAGGCGCTACGCCAGCAGAAACGCCAACAGCTCCATGGTTCATTTTTATATCAGGAGCCATTGCTATTTGCGCCATGATTTTACCTGGTATTTCCGGGTCATTCATCCTTTTGGTTTTGGGTAAATATGAATACATATTCAAAGCCCTAAGCAATCTGGATATTACCACCATACTCATATTCATAGCGGGTTGTGTTACCGGACTACTATCTTTTGTAAGAGTAATATCATGGCTATTAAAAAAATATCATAACCTGGCTATATCTCTACTTGCAGGTTTTATGCTAGGGTCGCTTAACAAAGTTTGGCCATGGAAGATACCCACAGCCTACAGAGTTAACCATGATGGTGAACAAGTAGTATCTTTCACTAAAAACGTTCTCCCTACAGAATACCTGGAACACTTTAATAAAGACCCTCAAATATTGATCTCAATCATATTCTTGGCAGTAGGTATCTTCGTAGTAGTTTTAATTGAGAAAGTAGCCAATTACAAAGTAAAACCTGCTCAGTAA